TCTGGGACGGCCGCAAAGACGACAGCGAGGCTGTCGAATGCAGGGTGTATCGCATAGATCCGGCGACGGGCGAATCCCGCGGCTGGTTCACGATGGGGCCGATCGAACAGGGCGCCCTGTGCAAGCATGCCGGCGGCCTCGCCTGCGATGGGCAGGGCATTCTGTATGTTTCAGACACCCGCCATGTGTTCAAGATCGATATCGAAAAGGCATTCAAGCTCGGCTCTGCCTTCAACAACGAGGCTCTCCTGGCCCGGGTTGCCCTCGGCGGCACCGGGGATGACGGGATCGTCGGTTCTTTCGCAGCCTGGAAAAAATCGGCGTCGACGCTGCAAAAGGCGGCGATGTTCCTGAAACCGCGCGCAGTGGCCGACGCGCCTGCCACGAACGTGTCTGTTTCGAACACCCGGAGCGAGGGCGGTAGAAACCCCTTCGGCGGGCGCCAGATCACCATCACGGCGAATGGCGACGAAGCGGCTGACCGTCCGGCCACGGGTACCGTTGGGATCGGAATTGGCCTGAAGGAGTTGCCGGCTTCAGGAACGCTCTGGCTCGGGCGGTATACCGATGGTGAAGACCGGGAAAAAAATACCCGTATCTATGAAATTCCTGCCGGGCTGATCGCATGGGACGATCGGGACGGTGAGAACCAGCCGGGAAAACCCGATCTGGGCAGAAAGGTGCGCACGCTGACGGCTTCGAATGCTTCGACGAGCCTCTGGATCAGCGCCGGGGCCCAGGGTGCGGCATTCGACAGGGAGGGGAATCTCTGGATCAGCCGGACGGTCACCCGTCGCCTCGAAAAGACGAGCGTGCTTCACAAGAAAGATCCCAAAACCGGCGATATCGTGGCGAAATACGAGATCCTTCACGGCCTCGAAGACCTGGCCTTCGATGACAAGGGGTATCTCTGGGCGGTGTCGGAAAGCGGCTGTTGGAAATACCAGCACTGGAAGGTGTTTTCGGGGTTCCGGCTCATCGACGATTTTTTCCCGTTGCTGATAAAGATCGACGTGAGCCGCCTCCAGAGCTATGACTGAGCGCTGCAGGCGCACGCCGTGAGGTCCTTCACCAGATCTCTCGAAGAAGGCGTATCCCGATATATCCGGACAAAACGGTGGTTTGCCGGGAAGGGGCGTGAAATATCCGCGGTCCGGCTTCTCACGGCTGAGCCGGTTCGCATCGACGATCTGCCCGAATGGGTCTGCGCGATGTTTTCAGTCTCCTTTGCCGGCGGATCCGTCCAGACCTATTTTCTTCCCCTGAGCGTCTTCCGGTCCGGCGCCGAACTGCCCCCCGGGCTTCCGTCCGAGGCCTGCATCGTCGAAGCGGATGGAGCGCGAGGCCGATGTTTCGTATTTGACGCCCTTCATGATGACCAGTTTTGCCGGGGAGTTCTTGCGGCCCTCAGAAGATCCGGTGACGTTTCTCTCGAAAACGGCGTTCTGCGGTTTTCCGCCTCCGGCGCTCTTAAGGAAATGGATTCCAGGCATGAAGAGCCGGTTTGCAGGCTCAGCCTAGAGCAGAGTCACTCCTCGTATCGGCTCGGCGACCGGATGATCGTAAAAATATATCGCCAGATACAAAACGGGGTGAACCCCGAACTCGAGATCGGCCGGTATCTCACGGAAAAAGCCGCGTTCCCGAATATGGCCCGGGTGGGAGGCGCGATCGAGTACCTCGGGGAAGGCGGGAATACGACGACTCTGGCCATCCTGCAGGAGTTCGTTCCGAACGGCGGCGACTGTTGGAACCACACGCTCGCGCATCTGAAGCGGCTATCCGAAGCCGTAGCCCGTGGAGAAGCGCCGGACAATGGAAATTTTCCCGAGCGGATGGAGCTGCTCGGCGAACGGGTCGGACTGCTTCATGCCGTGCTCGCCGGAACGTCCGGCGATCCAGCGTTCGACCCTGAGCCGGTTTCCGATGATGACTGGGTGGAATGGATGTCGTCGATCGAACGGTCGGCGGTTGAAACCCTGGATGCCTTGAAACGAAGAATCGATTCCATTCCGGAACGGCATCGCGCCATGGTCGAAGAGGTCTGTGCCGCATCCGATCGCATTCGCGACCATGTGAAAACATTCCGCCCTGATCTTGCCTCGATACGCAAGGCCAGGATTCACGGAGACCTCCATCTCGGCCAGATTCTCGTGACGCAGGATGATTTCGTCATCATCGATTTCGAGGGTGAGCCGGCCCGGCCGCTCGCGGAGCGGCGTCGCAAGCATCTTCCGGTGCGCGATGTCGCCGGGATGCTGCGGTCGTTTGGGTATGCTGCGCGAATGACCGTTCAGCACGAGTCCCTCGGAAACGATGAGTTCGATCGCCGATTGTCGGCCATGGCTGAAGACTGGGAACATCGGATCGGCGAAATATTTCTGAGCGGATACTTTCACGGCGCAGGCGACTGCGTAGCGATTCCCCGTGACCGGGATGTGTTCGATTCGCTGCTGAACCTTTTCCTGCTCGAAAAGGTCCTGTATGAGTGTGTCTACGAGCTGAACAACAGACCGGATTGGATCGGCATTCCGATTGCAGGATTGATAAATATAGTAAGAAATATTTATCTGGCATGATGAGGGGCTCATGGGACATCCGTTTTTCGAGACGACGATCTGGATCTGGATCCGCCGGTTCCTGCTGCTGGGACTGGGAATCGTGGCGGCCGGCTTGATTTTTCAATCGAGATTCACTCCGCGCGACATGACTGCCTGCGTTGAGGCTGTCGGATCTCTCGATGGCCTGTCGGAGGAGGAAAAGAGATTTTTCACGCCGGGCGGCGATTTCGATCTGCTCGGACGGCCTCGCCGCGGCGACTGGCTTGCCCAGTTTCCCGAGCGCGGTCAGACCTGGGATCAGTACCGACAGTCTGGGTTCAACCCGTTCGCCCCGCCCCATAATCGCCTGTATCTTCAGCCTCTCGGCGCATTTGCCAGCGGAAGCAGCCTGCTCGAGCGGCTGAAGGAATTCACCGCGGCGTTCTACGCCGCCGATGTGATTCTGCTGCCCCCTGTCGAGATCGCGTCGCAGTCATTCAGAGGCCGCATCAACACCCATACCGGACGGCCGCAGGTGCGCACCGGCGACATTCTCGAATGGCTGAAGGCCCGGCTTCCTGCCGACGCCTACTGCCTTACCGCCGTCACCATGGTCGATCTGTATCCGGATGACAACTGGAATTTCGTCTTCGGCGAAGCCACGCTTGCCGAACGGGTGGGCGTGTTCAGCTTCTGCCGGTACGATCCCGCGTTCTACGGGGAAGCGGCGGGTGCGGGAGACGAAGGCCTCTTTCTGCGTCGCTGCTGCAAAGTGCTGGCGCACGAGATCGGGCACATGTACGGCCTCTATCACTGCGTGCACTTCCGGTGCCTGATGAACGGGTCGAACAATCTTCCCGAGAGTGATTCCCGACCGATGCACGAGTGCCCCGTGTGCCTCCGGAAATTCTGGTCCAACATCCGGTTTTCTCTGGCCGACCGGTATCTGAAGCTTCAGCACTGGTACCGGCAGGCCGGATGGGCCGACGAGGAAGCCTGGATCTCGCGGCGCCTGAAAACCGTTCTGGGCAAGGAATGAAGCGCCTTTTTGCGGGGTCTGTCAGCGGTCGCGGGTGCGCTTCGATTTCGGCGGGGCCCAGCCTGCTTTTTTGCCCTGATCTTTGCGTTTGGGGCTGACCCCGGCGTCGTGCTTTTTCCAGCCTGTTCCCGTTTTTGTCCTGGCAGGTTTGAATTCGGCGTCGCCGGTCTGGTGGTGAGGCGATCGTCCCGTATCTGGTTTTTTCCCGAACGTTTTTCCCCCCGCAAAGCGGGGCTTTTCGACAAACTCGCGCTTTTCACGAGGGGGTCGGGAGACCGGCCGTTCCGTCTCGATGTGATGTGGGCGGGCTGGTTTTTGGGGCCGCTCTGACGATGCTTCAGCCGGCGGTTCCGAAGGTGCCTCTTCGTCGAGGGGCGCGCGCGGAGCTGCGGGGTCGAAGCGCGAGATGCGCAGGCGACGGCCGGCCACCCAGGTTTTGCTCAGGATGCCGAACGAAGAGGCGAACACCTCTTCGGGCAGGTCGACGGTGCTGAACTCGTCGTGAAGTATAATTCGGCCTATATGACTACTGTCGATGCCTGATTCGCCTGCGATGGCCCCGACGATCTGGCCGGGCTTGACCATGTGGCGGCGGCCGACCTCGATGCGGTATCGGGTCATGCCTGGCTCCATCTCCTCGTTGTCGCGATGTACGCGGGGCTTGCGCTCGGCGGCCGGCGGTCGTTCGCGCCGCGGGCGTTCTTCCCTGCCCAGCAGTTCGGCCGACGCGACTTTGATCTCCCGGTATTCTTTCGATTCGGAGAGACGCTTGCGGCGTTCCTCTTTCTGTTTCGCGACCTGTTCGAACGCCCTGTTCGCCGATTCCTCCTCGGCTTTTTCGGTCAGCAGGAAGGACCGGCCCTGCTGGCTCATGAGGGCGAGCGCGGCGGCGACTTCCAATGGAGGAACACCGGCTTCCTTCGAAAACTCGGTCACGATCGAGAGATAGGCCTTCCACTCCTCGCCGTTGAGAACGCCGGCGATGCGTGTCTTGAAGCCCGATATGCGTTTTTCGTTGATGGCCGCGATGGTCGGGAGCTCCAGGAGTTCGATCTTCTGGCGGGTCGCGCCTTCGATGACCTTCAGCAGGTGCCGCTCGCGCGGAGCGACGAACAGGATCGCCTCGCCGCTCCGGCCTGCCCGGCCCGTTCTGCCGATGCGGTGAATATAGGACTCGGTATCATACGGCAGATCATAATTGATGACGTGGCTGATGCGGTCGACGTCGAGGCCGCGGGCCGCGACATCGGTGGCGATGAGAATATTCAGTTTCCCCGAGCGCAGCTGCTCGATCGTGCGCTCACGCTGGTTCTGCGGAATGTCGCCGTTCAGGGGCACGGCGGTGAAACCGCGCGTCGCGAGCTGCTCGGTGAGCTCTAGCGTCTCGATCTTGGTGCGCACGAAGATCAGCATGGCGTCGAACGATTCCATCTCGATGATGCGCGAAAGCGCGTCGAGCTTGTGATACCGGTTGACGAGCCAGTATC
The window above is part of the Candidatus Ozemobacteraceae bacterium genome. Proteins encoded here:
- a CDS encoding DEAD/DEAH box helicase, whose protein sequence is MSSTDETPVRFADLGLHAQVLRALDDVGYETPTPIQARMIPIILSGKDVLGQAQTGTGKTAAFALPLLSTIDLTKIDPQVLVLAPTRELAGQVAEAFKKYGAHLPGLKILPIYGGQEYGPQLRQLARGAHVVIGTPGRVIDHIERGSLILKSLACLVLDEADEMLKMGFKEDVERVLQETPGKRQIALFSATLPSAIRTIAKTYMNEPEEVIIKSKTTTVEATRQRYWLVNRYHKLDALSRIIEMESFDAMLIFVRTKIETLELTEQLATRGFTAVPLNGDIPQNQRERTIEQLRSGKLNILIATDVAARGLDVDRISHVINYDLPYDTESYIHRIGRTGRAGRSGEAILFVAPRERHLLKVIEGATRQKIELLELPTIAAINEKRISGFKTRIAGVLNGEEWKAYLSIVTEFSKEAGVPPLEVAAALALMSQQGRSFLLTEKAEEESANRAFEQVAKQKEERRKRLSESKEYREIKVASAELLGREERPRRERPPAAERKPRVHRDNEEMEPGMTRYRIEVGRRHMVKPGQIVGAIAGESGIDSSHIGRIILHDEFSTVDLPEEVFASSFGILSKTWVAGRRLRISRFDPAAPRAPLDEEAPSEPPAEASSERPQKPARPHHIETERPVSRPPREKREFVEKPRFAGGKTFGKKPDTGRSPHHQTGDAEFKPARTKTGTGWKKHDAGVSPKRKDQGKKAGWAPPKSKRTRDR
- a CDS encoding putative maltokinase; its protein translation is MRSFTRSLEEGVSRYIRTKRWFAGKGREISAVRLLTAEPVRIDDLPEWVCAMFSVSFAGGSVQTYFLPLSVFRSGAELPPGLPSEACIVEADGARGRCFVFDALHDDQFCRGVLAALRRSGDVSLENGVLRFSASGALKEMDSRHEEPVCRLSLEQSHSSYRLGDRMIVKIYRQIQNGVNPELEIGRYLTEKAAFPNMARVGGAIEYLGEGGNTTTLAILQEFVPNGGDCWNHTLAHLKRLSEAVARGEAPDNGNFPERMELLGERVGLLHAVLAGTSGDPAFDPEPVSDDDWVEWMSSIERSAVETLDALKRRIDSIPERHRAMVEEVCAASDRIRDHVKTFRPDLASIRKARIHGDLHLGQILVTQDDFVIIDFEGEPARPLAERRRKHLPVRDVAGMLRSFGYAARMTVQHESLGNDEFDRRLSAMAEDWEHRIGEIFLSGYFHGAGDCVAIPRDRDVFDSLLNLFLLEKVLYECVYELNNRPDWIGIPIAGLINIVRNIYLA
- a CDS encoding archaemetzincin, translated to MGHPFFETTIWIWIRRFLLLGLGIVAAGLIFQSRFTPRDMTACVEAVGSLDGLSEEEKRFFTPGGDFDLLGRPRRGDWLAQFPERGQTWDQYRQSGFNPFAPPHNRLYLQPLGAFASGSSLLERLKEFTAAFYAADVILLPPVEIASQSFRGRINTHTGRPQVRTGDILEWLKARLPADAYCLTAVTMVDLYPDDNWNFVFGEATLAERVGVFSFCRYDPAFYGEAAGAGDEGLFLRRCCKVLAHEIGHMYGLYHCVHFRCLMNGSNNLPESDSRPMHECPVCLRKFWSNIRFSLADRYLKLQHWYRQAGWADEEAWISRRLKTVLGKE